The DNA sequence ATTTTCGCCTCGCGCCTGGAAGTCGGTCGCTGGGTGCAAGCCGGTGAGGAACTGGGCCAAATCCATGACGGTATTACCGGCAACATCCAGATGCGTGTGATAGCGCCGGTCGCAGGTTTGCTGGCGGGTCTGCGTCGGCAACCCCTGTTATGCGCAGGCGATCCCATCGCGCGGATTCTGACATTGGACATGGCATTCCGGCGCAGCTCGTTGCAGTGATGGTCTGGAGGACAATATGTATGAGCGACAGACAGACTGAGAATCATGCCGAGGCGCATCGGTGGCTATTGGAACGGGTGCGGGCGGAAACCTGCGAAACTGCGCGATCAACGGGTCTTAACGAACTCAGTGATCGGGTGATCGAAGCGATGGCGGCAACGCCTCGACATTGTTTCGTTGCGCCCGAACAGCAGGACTGGGCCTATGCCGACATGCCGCTGCCTATTGGGCGCGGCCAGACTATCTCCCAGCCGTTCATTGTAGCGCTGATGACCGAGTTGCTGGCGCCAGAGCCAGAGGATGTCGTGCTGGAAGTCGGTACGGGATCAGGTTATCAGGCGGCAGTGCTAGCCCATTTGGTCCAGCAGGTCTACACGCTGGAGCGCATACCCGAATTGGCGAATCTTGCAACGCAGCGCTTGCGAGAACTTGGCGTTGCCAACGTAGTGGTTCGCGCCGGTAACGGTGTCCAGGGCTGGGAAGAACAGGCGCCGTTTGATGGGATCATCGTCACAGCGGCGGCGGTGGAAGCACCACCCGCATTGATGCAACAGTTGAAACCAGGCGGGCGATTGGTCATTCCCGTCGGTCCGCCTCATCGCACTCAGGATCTGCGTGTGCTGGAGAAGGATGCCCAAGGCGTGGTGCGCAGCCGGAGCGTATTGCCAGTGGTGTTCGTGCCATTAATTGGCGATGACTGATTCCCCCTTTGCAAAAGGAAGGCAGGAAGATTTCACCCGGTGGGCAA is a window from the Gammaproteobacteria bacterium genome containing:
- a CDS encoding protein-L-isoaspartate(D-aspartate) O-methyltransferase, with amino-acid sequence MSDRQTENHAEAHRWLLERVRAETCETARSTGLNELSDRVIEAMAATPRHCFVAPEQQDWAYADMPLPIGRGQTISQPFIVALMTELLAPEPEDVVLEVGTGSGYQAAVLAHLVQQVYTLERIPELANLATQRLRELGVANVVVRAGNGVQGWEEQAPFDGIIVTAAAVEAPPALMQQLKPGGRLVIPVGPPHRTQDLRVLEKDAQGVVRSRSVLPVVFVPLIGDD